GATGGGTCGCCGAGAGCGAAGCAGCTCGTGAGCGGGCAGCTGCGCTGGAGACCGCCGTGGCCGAGGCAGAAGAAGCACTCGCCGGCGCGGATGCCGACCTCACCGAGGCGGAAATGGTGCTGCACGAGGCGCGCGCGACCACCGAAGCGATGAGCGAGGAGCATCACCGGCTGCAACTCGACGTTGCGGAAACCACCGCGCAACGCGGCCGAATCGTCGAGCGTGTCGAGGCCGAATGGAAGCGCTCGTTCGACGCGCTGGTCGAGGCTGCACCGATCCTTGATCTCGACCTCGACTCCCTGGAGCTCGAGGCGGAACGGATCGTCAACGCGCTGGAGGCGATCGGTCCGGTCAACGCCCTTGCCCTCGAAGAGCACGCGGAGGAGAGCAAGCGTCTCGCCTTCCTGCAGGCGCAGCGCGACGATCTGGTCGCGGCGCGGCAATCGCTGCTGCAGGCGATCAAGGAAATCGATGGTACCGCGCGAGCTCTGTTCGTCGAGACATTCGCCGCCGTGAGCACCAACTTCGTCCACGTGTTCCAGACGCTGTTCGGCGGCGGCGAATGCGAACTGCGACTCAGCGACCCCAATGATCCGCTTGAGGCGGAGATCGAGATTCACGCCGCGCCGCGCGGCAAGCGCACCCAGCGGATTCATCTTCTGTCATCGGGCGAGCGGACCCTGGTCGCCGTGTCGCTGCTCTTCTCGATCTATCTGACCAAGCCGAGTCCGTTCTGCCTGATGGACGAAGTCGACGCGCCGCTCGACGACGCCAACGTCGGCCGCTTCCTGCGGCTCCTAGACGAATTCAAGGCCCAGACCCAGTTCCTGGTCATTACACACAATCCGCGGACGATGCAGGCCGCTGACAGCGTGTATGGCGTCACCATGCAGGAGCCGGGCGTTTCGACCATCGTGGGAGTACGGATCGCGGACCATACCGCCGCGGTGTAACACGCCGCCGCCGCGCTTTCTTCTCCCGCCGTCCCGCGGTATTCTTCGATCATGCTGATTGTCATGAAGCCGGACGCCACGCCCGATGAGATATCCGGCGTGGTATCACTCATCGTCTCCATGGGGTACGAGGCGCGCCCGATGCCCGGGCGGCAGCGCACCACCGTCGGACTGGTCGGAAATGACGGCCGGGTCGATTCGTCCACCATCGGCGGGTTGCCGGGGGTGGCCGAGATCATCCACGTCTCGAAACCGTACAAGCAGGTGTCGCGCGAGTGGAAGCCCGAGCCGACGCGAATCGCGCTGGGCGACGGCACCACGATCGGTGATCGCGAAGTCGTGGTGATGGCAGGGCCATGCTCGGTCGAGAACGAGGAGCAGATCATTGCGTCGGCCCGACTGGTGAAGGCCGCCGGTGCGACGGTGCTACGCGCTGGAGCGTTCAAGCCGCGGTCGTCGCCGTATTCGTTCCAGGGTCTCGGCGCCCGCGGGCTCGACCTGCTCGAGCGCGCCCGCGAGGAGACCGGGCTGCTGATCGTCACCGAGGCGATGGACGTCGACGGCCTTGAACTCGTGGCACGGACCGCCGACATCATCCAGATCGGCGCGCGCAGCATGCAGAACTATCCGCTGCTCAAGGAGTGCGGCCGCCTGCGCAAGCCGATCCTCCTCAAGCGCGGCCTCGCTGCGACGATCACCGAACTCCTGCTCTCGGCAGAATACATCCTCTCCGAAGGGAATCCCAACGTGATTCTCTGCGAGCGCGGGATCCGTTCATTCGACACCACGACACGCAACCTCTTCGACATCGCCGCGATCGCCGTCGTCCACGGCCTGTCGCACCTGCCGATCATCGCCGACCCGAGCCACGGAACGGGTCATCGCGACATGGTCATTCCGATGGCCCGTGCCGCGATCGCAGGCGGCGCCGACGGATTGATCGTCGAGGTACACCCCAACCCGGAGCGCGCGATGTCGGACGGCGCGCAGAGCCTCTACCCGGAACAATTCGAACGGATGATGCGCGAGGTCGGTGCCATCGCCGAGGTGATCGGTCGCTCGCTCGCCACCGTGGGAAGCGCGGTTTGATGATGCGGCGCCTCGCCTCGTGGATCGGTGTGGCGCTCGTGACGGGACTCCCGGTGGCTGCGCTGGCGCAGTCGGGCGGAGACGCCGGGGTTCCGGTGGTCCGCCGTGCGTCTCAGGCATACCAGTCGCTGTCGAGCTTCCAGGCGAATTTCCATCAGCATTTCGAAGACAAGGCCGTCGATCAGCCGGACCAGAAGGGCGTGCTCTACCAGCAGGGGACCAACC
This window of the Gemmatimonadales bacterium genome carries:
- the aroF gene encoding 3-deoxy-7-phosphoheptulonate synthase; this translates as MLIVMKPDATPDEISGVVSLIVSMGYEARPMPGRQRTTVGLVGNDGRVDSSTIGGLPGVAEIIHVSKPYKQVSREWKPEPTRIALGDGTTIGDREVVVMAGPCSVENEEQIIASARLVKAAGATVLRAGAFKPRSSPYSFQGLGARGLDLLERAREETGLLIVTEAMDVDGLELVARTADIIQIGARSMQNYPLLKECGRLRKPILLKRGLAATITELLLSAEYILSEGNPNVILCERGIRSFDTTTRNLFDIAAIAVVHGLSHLPIIADPSHGTGHRDMVIPMARAAIAGGADGLIVEVHPNPERAMSDGAQSLYPEQFERMMREVGAIAEVIGRSLATVGSAV